A region from the Anaerolineae bacterium genome encodes:
- a CDS encoding endonuclease/exonuclease/phosphatase family protein, which translates to MLNLLLSLLKKLWRIPVTLFWGGLWLFGLGLLLWYALRWWPGDRLLPVRLANYLMPWLLVGLIPALVVAGVARRYRLMMLLAIPTLLIGLTFAPLFLPRPPTVLAASTPLKVMSYNVWARNRDISSAAALIRQEQPDILLLQEVKRSDALALNQALTDLYRGSELHFIYEPAIGQAIASRYPLTPRRASYQNGRTQKVIADTPAGPIAVWNAHPHAPFRWSQQYREISGLVDEIAAMDGPLILGGVFNTTDQAETYRLISQHLQNAHWEAGWGFGFSYPAHTRRFRGRVALPPLVRIDHIFYSHHFFARQASTLPTSGGSDHLPVVTELFWIQD; encoded by the coding sequence ATGTTAAATCTATTACTTTCACTGCTTAAAAAATTATGGCGCATCCCGGTGACTCTTTTTTGGGGCGGGCTGTGGCTCTTTGGGCTGGGCTTACTGCTGTGGTACGCCCTGCGGTGGTGGCCCGGCGACCGCCTGCTGCCGGTGCGCCTGGCCAATTATCTGATGCCCTGGTTGCTGGTTGGGTTGATCCCTGCCCTGGTCGTCGCCGGAGTGGCCCGCCGCTATCGTTTGATGATGCTTTTGGCTATTCCTACGCTGCTGATCGGGCTGACTTTTGCCCCGCTTTTTTTGCCGCGACCTCCCACCGTCCTGGCTGCCAGCACTCCCTTGAAGGTGATGAGCTACAATGTATGGGCCAGAAACCGAGACATCTCTTCCGCTGCGGCCTTGATTCGACAAGAACAACCCGATATTTTGCTTTTGCAGGAAGTTAAACGATCCGATGCCCTCGCCTTGAACCAGGCCTTAACCGATCTCTATCGGGGCAGTGAATTACATTTTATCTATGAACCCGCCATCGGCCAGGCCATCGCCAGCCGCTATCCCCTGACCCCAAGAAGGGCATCCTACCAAAACGGGCGTACTCAAAAAGTGATAGCCGACACGCCCGCCGGCCCAATTGCCGTATGGAATGCGCATCCGCATGCACCGTTCAGGTGGTCGCAACAATACCGCGAAATCTCCGGCCTGGTTGACGAGATCGCGGCTATGGACGGCCCGCTGATCCTGGGCGGCGTCTTCAACACCACCGACCAGGCCGAAACATACCGGCTGATCAGCCAACATTTGCAAAACGCCCACTGGGAAGCGGGCTGGGGTTTTGGTTTTTCCTACCCGGCCCATACCCGCCGGTTTAGAGGCAGGGTCGCCCTTCCTCCCCTGGTGCGCATTGACCACATTTTTTACAGCCATCACTTCTTTGCCCGGCAGGCCAGCACCCTGCCTACTTCGGGAGGTTCCGACCATTTACCGGTGGTCACAGAGTTATTCTGGATCCAAGATTAA
- a CDS encoding class E sortase — translation MFGKRKLEDLSVEELEKTLLIKKRQVRLERFQRLSQAGCSANQALVGQDPTPPTLSATPSTPQKSTPVAVTGFQAAVVQPLPGHKEKPRILNREARSERSRSKKITDTLLLTLEVTAVLGLVVVLVISYFNLRELNDEVSIAQQNGAAAEAAPTPTASPPVSLTQLPGGHSPPTSPGGAAPDVPLHLQQWVQPSLGPASAVALAVEQKPNPPTRIVIPKINVDAPIVANITWEDLKKGVGHLPGSANPGERGNLYLAAHNDIFGEIFRHLDRLEPGDEYFIYSGEQKFRYVATEKRIIEPTDVEVMWPTTNPVATLQTCYPYLIDTHRLVVIGELAE, via the coding sequence ATGTTTGGTAAACGCAAGCTAGAAGATTTGAGCGTTGAGGAACTGGAAAAGACGTTGCTGATTAAAAAACGGCAGGTCCGTTTAGAGCGCTTTCAACGTCTATCCCAGGCGGGTTGCTCGGCGAACCAGGCGTTGGTAGGACAAGACCCAACGCCGCCAACTTTATCCGCAACCCCATCTACCCCCCAGAAAAGTACGCCCGTGGCCGTAACTGGTTTCCAAGCAGCGGTGGTGCAGCCTTTGCCGGGCCACAAAGAGAAGCCAAGAATCCTTAATAGAGAAGCGCGATCAGAACGTTCCCGTTCCAAAAAAATTACGGATACACTATTGCTGACCCTGGAGGTTACGGCCGTGCTTGGCCTGGTGGTGGTACTGGTCATATCTTATTTCAACCTCAGAGAATTGAACGACGAGGTGTCCATTGCCCAGCAGAATGGAGCGGCTGCCGAGGCCGCGCCCACCCCAACCGCTTCGCCGCCTGTCTCGTTGACTCAATTGCCCGGCGGTCACTCCCCGCCCACTTCACCCGGCGGGGCCGCGCCGGATGTGCCGCTGCATTTGCAGCAGTGGGTGCAGCCGTCGCTTGGACCGGCGTCGGCAGTAGCCCTAGCCGTGGAACAGAAGCCAAATCCGCCCACCCGGATTGTCATCCCTAAAATCAATGTGGATGCGCCAATTGTGGCCAATATTACCTGGGAAGATTTAAAAAAGGGAGTGGGCCATTTGCCGGGCAGCGCCAATCCGGGCGAACGCGGCAACCTGTACCTGGCGGCGCACAACGATATTTTTGGCGAGATATTCCGGCATCTGGACCGGCTTGAACCCGGCGATGAATACTTTATTTACAGCGGCGAGCAAAAGTTTCGGTATGTGGCTACAGAAAAGCGCATCATTGAGCCTACCGACGTGGAAGTGATGTGGCCGACCACCAACCCTGTTGCCACCCTGCAAACCTGCTATCCTTACCTCATAGATACCCACCGCCTGGTTGTGATTGGTGAATTAGCTGAATAA
- a CDS encoding peptidoglycan DD-metalloendopeptidase family protein produces MRLDLYIGPRRQRRGRGILLVFAVLMLIGLIAWQQGWLPEAVTARLEQQAGPETLLPAAAPLPPESALTTPDTVRSQPVMNLPSIAPTATPQTQAYTADLYQEAAVDDEIPWPNVGGRAKIVTYTVQEGDTLWSIAAQFELDVDTLRWSNPDLERNPDVVPLGAELLILPVQGVYHRVAAGDTVEDIAARYGVSKEDITHYPPNALYAPYELESGQGVIVPYGRKELDIPKPSLSPDSPLAWPLVGPITQGFHADHLAIDLGGPYGTTVYAADDGEVIYARWAETGYGYTLIIDHGEGLETWYSHLKGTFLQSGFVARGDPIGEVGSTGRSTGPHVHFEVRVKGERVNPLDYLSDSPQ; encoded by the coding sequence GTGCGTTTGGATTTGTATATTGGCCCGCGCCGCCAACGGCGCGGGCGTGGGATATTACTGGTTTTTGCCGTTTTAATGCTCATTGGCCTGATAGCCTGGCAGCAAGGCTGGTTGCCTGAAGCAGTCACGGCCAGGCTGGAGCAACAGGCCGGGCCGGAGACCCTGTTGCCGGCTGCCGCGCCATTGCCGCCAGAATCAGCCTTGACCACGCCTGATACCGTCCGGTCCCAGCCGGTGATGAATTTGCCTTCTATTGCCCCAACCGCTACGCCCCAAACCCAGGCCTATACGGCTGATCTCTACCAAGAGGCCGCCGTGGATGACGAAATCCCCTGGCCCAACGTTGGCGGACGGGCCAAAATAGTCACCTATACCGTGCAAGAAGGGGATACGCTGTGGAGTATTGCCGCTCAATTTGAACTGGACGTTGATACCCTGCGCTGGTCTAACCCGGATTTGGAACGCAATCCCGATGTGGTTCCGCTGGGCGCGGAACTACTCATTTTGCCGGTGCAGGGTGTTTATCACCGGGTAGCCGCCGGCGACACGGTTGAGGACATTGCCGCCCGTTACGGCGTGTCTAAAGAGGATATTACCCATTATCCCCCCAATGCTCTTTATGCTCCCTATGAGTTAGAATCCGGCCAGGGGGTCATTGTCCCTTATGGCCGGAAAGAACTGGATATACCCAAACCGTCGCTGTCGCCTGACTCGCCCCTGGCCTGGCCCCTGGTTGGCCCCATCACCCAGGGATTTCATGCAGACCACCTGGCCATTGACTTGGGCGGTCCCTACGGCACAACGGTTTACGCTGCAGACGATGGCGAAGTGATTTATGCCCGTTGGGCCGAAACGGGCTACGGTTACACCCTCATTATAGACCATGGTGAGGGGTTAGAGACCTGGTATAGCCATCTCAAGGGCACTTTCCTCCAATCTGGCTTTGTTGCCCGCGGCGACCCCATTGGCGAAGTGGGCAGCACCGGCCGCTCAACCGGTCCGCATGTTCATTTTGAAGTTCGGGTCAAAGGCGAGCGGGTCAATCCCCTTGATTATTTATCGGACAGCCCCCAATAA
- a CDS encoding HAMP domain-containing protein, whose protein sequence is MFSSIRVRLTLSHLLVIVLAMGLSGFLLLSFLERYFMQAMEDSLIAQARITAQALIPGAGLGGPPVEAQAPAYNAIQQQRVGNLALQTQNVAPPLGDLPLDMNDLTDASLELSTLLDTHIRLLDTQGVVLVDSQLARQGENMQADPLVEQALAGQYASRTDPAGLRQAAAMHLAMPVLVEGKLVGVVYLSQTLSDVTAVLRDLRLRWLLATGIALVLSGLGGLLLSQAIANPLRRLTEAAGAVAQGQLDQQVPVKSRDELGRLSQTFNEMTTRLKAARQMQIDIVANVSHELRTPLTSIKGYLETLCGGAVDDPEVRDSFLETAENQTDRLIRLVKDLLLLSRVDSETLNLQKRPTGMVELVQGVVDRLNFQAETRALTLQVKATPGCPAIELDPDRIEQVLVNLLDNAIKYSRPGGQVTVKVKGQQNQSVLVQVQDNGIGIAAVDLARLGERFYRADKARSRAEGGSGLGLAIARSLVEAHGGQLRVESEEEQGTVVSFSLPAR, encoded by the coding sequence ATGTTTTCCAGTATTCGCGTCCGGCTAACCCTCAGTCACCTCCTGGTGATCGTTCTGGCAATGGGGCTGTCGGGTTTTTTGCTGCTCTCCTTTCTGGAGCGCTATTTTATGCAAGCCATGGAAGATAGTCTCATCGCCCAGGCCCGGATTACGGCCCAGGCCCTTATCCCCGGCGCCGGCCTCGGGGGGCCGCCGGTTGAGGCGCAAGCGCCCGCCTACAATGCTATCCAACAACAGCGGGTGGGAAACCTGGCCCTGCAAACCCAGAACGTGGCCCCGCCTCTGGGCGATCTCCCTTTGGATATGAACGATCTGACCGATGCTTCCCTTGAACTCAGCACCCTGCTCGACACTCACATTCGGCTTTTGGATACCCAGGGGGTGGTGCTGGTTGACTCCCAACTGGCCAGGCAGGGTGAAAATATGCAGGCCGACCCGCTGGTGGAACAAGCCCTGGCCGGGCAGTACGCCAGCCGCACCGACCCGGCCGGGCTGAGACAAGCAGCCGCTATGCATCTAGCTATGCCGGTGCTGGTCGAGGGCAAGCTGGTGGGAGTGGTGTATCTGAGCCAGACCCTGAGCGACGTGACGGCGGTGCTGCGCGACCTACGCCTCCGCTGGCTGCTGGCCACCGGCATTGCCCTGGTGCTGTCGGGCCTGGGAGGATTGCTGTTGTCCCAAGCCATCGCCAACCCCCTGCGCCGGTTGACCGAAGCAGCCGGAGCGGTGGCCCAGGGTCAGCTTGACCAACAAGTGCCGGTGAAATCCCGCGATGAGTTGGGACGGCTCAGTCAAACTTTCAATGAAATGACCACCCGGCTGAAGGCCGCCCGCCAGATGCAAATTGACATAGTGGCCAACGTGTCTCACGAATTACGCACACCCTTGACCTCCATCAAAGGATACCTGGAAACGCTGTGCGGCGGCGCAGTGGATGATCCCGAGGTGCGCGATTCCTTTTTGGAAACGGCCGAGAACCAAACCGACCGGCTCATCCGGCTGGTCAAAGATTTACTGCTGCTGTCGCGGGTGGATTCGGAAACCCTGAATCTACAAAAAAGGCCAACCGGCATGGTCGAATTGGTGCAGGGGGTGGTGGACCGCCTAAACTTTCAGGCTGAAACGCGGGCCTTGACACTGCAAGTAAAAGCCACGCCCGGCTGCCCGGCCATAGAGCTTGACCCGGACCGGATTGAACAAGTCTTGGTCAATCTCCTGGACAACGCCATCAAATACTCCCGCCCCGGCGGGCAGGTGACGGTCAAGGTGAAAGGTCAACAAAATCAATCAGTTCTGGTGCAGGTGCAAGACAACGGCATCGGCATTGCCGCCGTAGACCTGGCCCGCCTTGGCGAGCGATTCTACCGCGCCGACAAAGCCCGCTCTCGCGCCGAAGGCGGCAGCGGTCTGGGTCTGGCCATTGCTCGCTCGCTGGTGGAGGCGCATGGGGGTCAATTAAGGGTGGAAAGTGAGGAGGAGCAAGGCACAGTGGTGAGCTTTAGCCTGCCTGCTCGATAA
- a CDS encoding metallophosphoesterase family protein: MKIALIGDVHANLPALETVLNHAHQQGSEAIWNIGDWVGYNAFPNQVIQRLRQEHAVSIVGNYDLKVLKFKQKKDKWRHTKRPEKYLAFKWAYQNLSKEHRAYLRSLPQEIRLTVAGWPVLLTHGSPASNNEAITAATPEARLHELAQMAQAEVIICGHSHRPCVRRVDKVWFINTGSVGRPDDGDPRATYAILQLEPDSLQVRHYRLAYDVDKAVEAIRYCGLPAVFGEMLRQGRNLDEVLARQNL, translated from the coding sequence ATGAAAATCGCCCTTATTGGAGACGTTCATGCCAATCTACCCGCCCTGGAAACCGTGCTAAACCACGCCCACCAACAGGGCAGCGAGGCCATCTGGAATATTGGCGACTGGGTTGGCTATAATGCCTTTCCCAACCAAGTAATCCAACGGCTCCGGCAGGAACACGCGGTTAGCATTGTGGGCAACTACGACCTCAAAGTACTCAAATTTAAACAGAAAAAAGATAAGTGGCGGCACACCAAACGCCCCGAAAAATATCTGGCCTTCAAGTGGGCATATCAAAATCTCAGCAAAGAACACCGGGCCTATCTTCGCTCGTTGCCCCAAGAAATACGGCTGACCGTAGCCGGTTGGCCCGTTCTGTTGACCCACGGCAGCCCCGCCTCCAATAACGAAGCCATCACCGCCGCTACCCCGGAAGCCCGCCTGCACGAATTGGCGCAAATGGCCCAGGCTGAAGTTATTATCTGCGGCCACTCACACCGGCCTTGTGTGCGCCGGGTGGATAAGGTATGGTTCATCAACACCGGCAGCGTGGGCCGGCCTGACGATGGCGACCCGCGGGCTACCTACGCCATTTTACAACTTGAGCCGGATTCTTTGCAGGTACGGCATTATCGGTTGGCCTACGATGTGGATAAAGCGGTTGAGGCAATTCGTTACTGTGGTCTTCCCGCCGTATTTGGGGAAATGCTCCGACAGGGGCGGAATTTGGATGAGGTGTTGGCCCGGCAGAATCTTTGA
- a CDS encoding GAF domain-containing protein: MQKKDSWDESNLIKTLAALNEIETSINRLGMGNDLTVTLRLIVQNAVRVVTAGADDNQAQPNASAVIWVYDQAHQGSDFDLRVAAGEPPGASPDDAPRPEGLGGRAIRRRRRVLSYEERDLSIHPAKRQAGAQSLVCYPLLVGDEVMGLLYVYRCDKRCFNETELLILDNFVNLATMAIYHGRQVGGMARALERKVKELEKLRWASQLISSRTNLPETFQEILNIGLDITAAQYGSFRLYDKEKDLLLIAALAGRKEGLADVSPLPVNERSVMGWVATKKQSLLIPDLQDSPWKAIYHPLPADRQMHAELAVPLIGAGEALEGVLNIESPRPNAFTEDDQHLLEALATQVVVALQEMRLLDAMQEIAEVLLTANEEELLKLILDRACDLINTSVGSIWTTSDPRTLVLHQSTQGERRAKRLPLNDSFTGQAIRLHRPITVDDVRVHPDFKHQELAVEQGWVSAIVVPMLMPGEPEHALGSFSLYTSQRRDFSDWDKKLLTCLANHAAIAIQNAKGVAQLKQAYNLSEREREVLTLLIQGQTNKEIADTLIVSVNTVKKHVQSIFAKLEVDSRAAAVAKALGQE; this comes from the coding sequence GTGCAAAAAAAGGATTCCTGGGATGAGTCAAACTTAATAAAAACCCTGGCTGCCTTGAATGAGATTGAAACAAGCATCAATCGATTAGGCATGGGCAACGACCTGACCGTTACGCTGCGTTTGATTGTGCAAAATGCGGTGCGGGTGGTAACCGCGGGCGCCGACGATAACCAGGCCCAGCCTAACGCCTCGGCGGTAATTTGGGTTTATGACCAGGCTCACCAGGGGTCTGATTTTGACCTGCGGGTAGCGGCGGGCGAACCGCCGGGCGCTTCCCCCGACGATGCGCCGCGGCCAGAGGGACTAGGTGGGCGAGCTATTCGGCGTCGTCGCCGGGTGTTGTCTTATGAAGAGCGTGATCTATCCATCCACCCCGCCAAGCGGCAAGCTGGCGCTCAATCTCTGGTGTGTTATCCGCTGCTTGTCGGCGATGAGGTAATGGGCCTGCTTTATGTTTATCGTTGCGATAAACGTTGTTTTAATGAAACGGAACTGCTTATCCTGGATAATTTTGTCAACCTGGCTACCATGGCCATTTATCATGGCCGGCAAGTGGGGGGGATGGCCCGCGCCCTGGAACGCAAAGTAAAAGAACTGGAAAAGTTACGTTGGGCTTCGCAGTTGATTAGCAGCCGGACCAACCTGCCCGAAACGTTTCAGGAAATTTTAAATATTGGCCTGGATATTACCGCCGCCCAATACGGTAGTTTTAGATTGTATGACAAAGAAAAGGATTTGTTACTCATTGCGGCGCTGGCCGGACGCAAAGAGGGGCTGGCCGATGTATCGCCCTTGCCCGTTAACGAGCGTAGTGTGATGGGTTGGGTAGCCACCAAAAAGCAATCGCTCTTGATCCCGGATTTGCAAGACTCGCCCTGGAAAGCCATTTACCACCCCCTGCCTGCCGACCGGCAGATGCATGCCGAATTGGCCGTGCCCCTCATTGGCGCCGGCGAGGCCCTTGAGGGCGTGCTGAATATCGAAAGTCCCCGGCCCAATGCCTTCACCGAGGACGACCAGCATCTCTTGGAAGCTCTGGCTACTCAGGTAGTGGTGGCTTTACAAGAGATGCGTTTGTTGGACGCCATGCAGGAAATTGCCGAGGTTCTCCTGACCGCCAATGAGGAAGAATTATTAAAATTGATTCTCGACCGGGCCTGTGACTTGATTAACACCTCGGTTGGCTCAATCTGGACCACGTCTGATCCCAGAACCCTGGTGTTGCACCAATCCACTCAGGGCGAGCGACGGGCCAAACGCCTGCCGCTCAACGATAGTTTTACTGGCCAGGCTATCCGGCTTCATCGCCCCATTACCGTTGACGATGTGCGCGTTCATCCTGATTTTAAGCACCAAGAGTTGGCTGTTGAACAGGGCTGGGTCTCGGCCATTGTGGTGCCCATGTTAATGCCCGGCGAACCTGAACACGCACTGGGAAGTTTTAGCCTTTACACCTCTCAGCGCCGGGATTTTTCTGATTGGGATAAAAAGCTGTTGACCTGCCTGGCCAATCACGCCGCCATTGCCATTCAAAACGCCAAAGGCGTAGCCCAGTTAAAACAAGCCTACAATTTAAGTGAACGCGAGCGCGAGGTGTTGACCCTGTTGATCCAGGGCCAAACCAACAAAGAGATTGCCGACACTTTAATCGTCAGCGTCAACACGGTTAAAAAGCACGTGCAGAGTATTTTTGCCAAACTTGAGGTGGATAGCCGGGCGGCGGCTGTGGCCAAGGCATTGGGCCAGGAGTAA
- a CDS encoding helix-turn-helix transcriptional regulator, which yields MSKLDMRTGSTTVMLLRLLAERPMYGYQIVKELQTRSEGYFDLEQGTLYPALHRLEKDGLVESTWEVVEDGPSRKYYYITDKGRVELEKSARQWSDFSHHLLKLLEGLA from the coding sequence ATGAGCAAACTTGACATGCGTACCGGCAGCACCACCGTGATGTTGCTGCGCCTGCTGGCCGAACGCCCCATGTATGGCTACCAAATTGTCAAAGAGTTGCAAACCCGCAGCGAAGGTTATTTTGACCTGGAACAGGGCACGCTTTACCCGGCCCTCCATCGGCTGGAAAAAGATGGCCTGGTAGAAAGCACATGGGAAGTGGTTGAAGACGGCCCGTCGCGCAAATATTACTACATTACAGACAAGGGGCGAGTTGAACTGGAAAAGTCGGCCAGGCAGTGGAGCGACTTTTCCCACCACTTATTGAAGCTATTGGAGGGTCTGGCCTAG